GGCGACGCGTGGGACAAATTGGCCAAGCGCGCCTGGGGCGACGAGAAGCTGATGGACCTGCTGATCCAGGCCAATCCGGCGCACAACGCGACGGCCGTCTTTTCGGCCGGGGTAACGCTGGCCGTGCCGGAGAGCGAGCGGCGCGCGCGTTCGGCGCCGCCGCCGTGGAGGAAGGAATGAGGGCGCGCCGGGCCTGGCTGAAGCTGCTGTACGACAGCGCCGACATTTCGGCCGACGTGGCGCCGTTTCTGCGGTCGGCGACGTTTACCGACAACTGGGGCAGTGCCGACGATCTGCAGATCACGTTGGCCGACGCCGAAGGTCTGTGGCGGGGCGACTGGTTTCCGGCGAAGGGGGCGCGGCTGACGGCGACGATCTTCGTCTCGGACTGGAACGCGCCCGGCGACGCGGCCAAACTGTACTGCGGCGTCTTTTTCGTGGACGAGGTGACGGCGCAGGGGCCGGAAGCGACGGTGACGGTCAAGGCGCGGTCGGTCATGGTCACGGACGCGAACGGTCCCGGGGCGGGCATCCAGAAGCAGCTGAAAACGCGCGCCTGGGAGAACACGACGTTGAAGACGATCGCCGCGCAGATCGCCGTGGAAGCGGGGCTGACGCTGCACTTCCAGCTGTCGGAAGACATTTCCTACGGCCGCCGCGACCAGTTGGAGCGCTCGGATCTGGGCTTTCTGGAATGGCTGGGCGACGAGGGCGGCTTCTGCGTGAAGGTATCGGATAAAAAGCTGATCGTCTGCTCGCGCAGCGATCTGGAAGCGGGCGCTCCGGTCGGCATGGTGCAGCGCCGCGGCCCGCGGAAGAAAACGGCGTTCAAAACACTGTCCGGCGCGACGGGGATGAGCGAGGTGTCGTCGTGGAGTTTCAGCAGCAGCGCCGGCACGCAGTACAAAAACTGCACGGTGAGTTGGTACGACGCCGCGAAGAAAACGACATACCGCGCCACGGCCAGCACCGACGCCGTCGATTCCGGACAGTCGTTGACGCTGTCAGAGCGCGCCGAATCGCCGGCCGACGCGCAGCGGATCGCCGCCGCCCGGCTGAAACGCGCCAATCTCTCCGCGGTACGGGGCACGCTGACGATGATGGGCGACGTGCGCATGGCCGCGGGCGTCAATATC
This genomic stretch from Pyramidobacter piscolens W5455 harbors:
- a CDS encoding tail protein X, with protein sequence MDFERGEPMATITTIQGDAWDKLAKRAWGDEKLMDLLIQANPAHNATAVFSAGVTLAVPESERRARSAPPPWRKE
- a CDS encoding phage late control D family protein, producing MRARRAWLKLLYDSADISADVAPFLRSATFTDNWGSADDLQITLADAEGLWRGDWFPAKGARLTATIFVSDWNAPGDAAKLYCGVFFVDEVTAQGPEATVTVKARSVMVTDANGPGAGIQKQLKTRAWENTTLKTIAAQIAVEAGLTLHFQLSEDISYGRRDQLERSDLGFLEWLGDEGGFCVKVSDKKLIVCSRSDLEAGAPVGMVQRRGPRKKTAFKTLSGATGMSEVSSWSFSSSAGTQYKNCTVSWYDAAKKTTYRATASTDAVDSGQSLTLSERAESPADAQRIAAARLKRANLSAVRGTLTMMGDVRMAAGVNITVEGFGIFDGRFFIDSAVHSVDGGGGYKTTIQVHRGEKK